One Owenweeksia hongkongensis DSM 17368 genomic region harbors:
- a CDS encoding class I SAM-dependent DNA methyltransferase: MPKTKTKNTKTMEEQLWDAANKLRGNVESSEYKHVVLGLIFLKFASDTFEERRQELITEGKEKYLEMKEFYNMKNVFFLAPESRWSFVMENSKQDNIALIVDTALHTIEKNNTSLKGALPDNYFSRLNLDPSKLAALLDTINNIDTTGDAEEDVVGRIYEYFLGRFAAAEGKGGGEFYTPKCIVNLIAEMLEPYKGKIYDPACGSGGMFVQSIDFVKSHQGNTKDISIYGQEYTAVTYKLAKMNLAIRGISANLGDVPANTFFKDQHPDLKADYIMANPPFNQSQWREKNELEDDSRWAGYTTPPAGNANYAWILHMLSKLSETGTAGFVLANGSMSTNTSGEGDIRKQLIENDMVDCMIALPGQLFYTTQIPVCLWFITKNKKEDEAHGYRKRTGETLFIDARNMGSMIDRTQKELTKDDIEHIASTYHNWRNCPPLEGVPEAGEDYNDIAGYCRSATLQDIQKNDYVLTPGRYVGVAEEEDDGVPFEEKMTDLTATLKSQMAEAAELDKAIAENLKLLGYE; this comes from the coding sequence CCTAAAGTTTGCCAGCGATACCTTTGAAGAGCGCAGGCAAGAACTCATAACAGAAGGCAAGGAGAAATACCTTGAGATGAAAGAGTTTTACAACATGAAGAACGTTTTCTTCCTTGCGCCCGAAAGCCGCTGGAGTTTTGTGATGGAAAATTCTAAGCAAGACAACATTGCGCTGATTGTAGATACCGCCCTTCACACCATTGAAAAAAATAACACCTCCCTGAAAGGAGCTTTGCCCGACAATTACTTCTCGCGCTTAAACCTCGACCCAAGTAAACTCGCTGCCCTGCTGGACACTATCAACAATATTGACACTACGGGCGATGCCGAAGAAGATGTGGTAGGCCGTATTTATGAATACTTCCTGGGGCGCTTTGCTGCCGCTGAAGGTAAAGGTGGTGGTGAATTTTACACCCCAAAGTGTATTGTAAACCTCATTGCCGAAATGCTGGAACCCTACAAAGGGAAGATTTACGACCCCGCTTGTGGCTCCGGTGGAATGTTTGTGCAGAGTATCGACTTTGTAAAAAGCCACCAGGGAAACACCAAGGATATTTCCATTTACGGGCAGGAATACACAGCGGTAACCTATAAGCTGGCCAAGATGAACCTCGCTATTCGTGGTATTTCGGCCAACCTGGGCGATGTGCCGGCCAACACCTTTTTTAAAGACCAGCACCCCGACCTGAAGGCCGATTACATTATGGCCAACCCGCCCTTTAACCAAAGCCAGTGGCGCGAAAAAAATGAACTGGAAGACGATAGCCGTTGGGCGGGCTACACCACTCCTCCGGCCGGAAACGCAAACTATGCCTGGATCCTACACATGCTGAGCAAGCTGAGCGAAACCGGTACCGCGGGTTTTGTATTGGCCAATGGATCTATGAGTACTAATACCTCCGGTGAAGGCGACATACGCAAGCAACTGATAGAAAACGATATGGTAGATTGCATGATAGCACTGCCCGGCCAGTTGTTTTACACAACCCAAATACCCGTTTGCCTGTGGTTTATTACCAAGAATAAGAAGGAAGACGAAGCACACGGCTACCGCAAGCGCACTGGTGAAACCCTCTTTATTGATGCCCGAAATATGGGCAGCATGATAGACCGTACTCAAAAGGAACTCACCAAAGATGATATTGAACACATCGCCTCTACCTACCATAACTGGCGTAATTGTCCCCCTCTGGAGGGGGTGCCGGAGGCGGGGGAGGACTACAACGATATTGCGGGTTATTGCCGATCTGCCACTTTACAAGACATCCAAAAAAACGACTACGTACTTACCCCCGGCCGCTATGTAGGTGTAGCCGAAGAGGAAGACGATGGAGTGCCCTTTGAGGAAAAAATGACCGACCTCACCGCAACCCTGAAAAGCCAAATGGCCGAAGCTGCCGAACTGGACAAGGCTATTGCTGAAAACTTAAAGCTGTTGGGGTAT